One Gemmatimonadota bacterium genomic window, TCGCAGTCACGGCTTCCGCGGTGGTCGGCACCGGTGCAATTCCAGTGTACGGGTCAGGGACCGTTCGGCCTGTCGCAGAAATAGATGTCGCTACTGAAATCAATGGTAAGGTCGTTTGGGTGGATTCAGCCTTTCAGAGTGGCGGACGAGTCCGAAAAGGGCAGATACTCTTCCGCATTGATGACGCCGACTACCGCAACAGAGTTCAGCAGGCGCATGCCAACGTGGCCGCGCAGCATGTCGCACTCCTCCGGGCCAATGAAGAAGCTCAGATCGCACGCGCTGAGTACGCGCAATACAGACATGGCCAAACAGATATAGCCGGGGCCAATCCCCTTGCGCTGTGGGAACCCCAACTCGAGGCAGCCCGCGCCGCGGTGGTCAGAGACAGTGCTGTGCTCGCCGATGCCGAGTTGGCTTTGGCACGTACAAAAGTCCGCGCGCCTTTCAGAGGCGTCGTGCAGGCAGAATCGATAGATATGGGGCAGTTCGTGGTGGCGGGTCAGAGTGTGGGGCGAATTTACGCGACCGACGCAGTAGAGGTGGTAGTTCCCCTCTCCGACGCCAACGCAGTTCTCATTCCCGGCCTATGGGATCTGGAAGCTGGCGACGGAGATAGGCAGGTCAAGGCTCGTGTCATCGCTGAATACGGCGACGGGAGCTACGCATGGGAGGGCTATGTAGATCGAGCGGAAGCATCCCTGGACGAACAGACGCGCACCATCAACGTCATCGTACGCGTCCCGAATCCTTTTACAAGCGGCACCCGAGTCGAAGCGGCAAGCGCGGATCCTGGCCCGCCC contains:
- a CDS encoding efflux RND transporter periplasmic adaptor subunit translates to MNRGKSLLAASAILLMSTIVAYLMIWLKPEPEIRPLTSRAPFAVTASAVVGTGAIPVYGSGTVRPVAEIDVATEINGKVVWVDSAFQSGGRVRKGQILFRIDDADYRNRVQQAHANVAAQHVALLRANEEAQIARAEYAQYRHGQTDIAGANPLALWEPQLEAARAAVVRDSAVLADAELALARTKVRAPFRGVVQAESIDMGQFVVAGQSVGRIYATDAVEVVVPLSDANAVLIPGLWDLEAGDGDRQVKARVIAEYGDGSYAWEGYVDRAEASLDEQTRTINVIVRVPNPFTSGTRVEAASADPGPPLLVGKFAEVRIEGIIPDQYFILRRSALRPGNEVWAVRDDSLLTIVPVRVLQRSDDKVFVTGTLKAGQAVVIGGIQVATEGMVVRIGGDP